A part of Paraliobacillus zengyii genomic DNA contains:
- a CDS encoding sulfatase has product MKVIQVMYDTLKRNYLSPYETSDVSTPNFDRLKTKSVQFDNFFAGSLPCMPARRDLHAGRYNFLHRGWGPIEPFDDSMPEILKQNGIYTHLVTDHKHYWRDGGATYHTRYSSYELIRGQEGDNWKARINKNMEIEGLENLPDFAKKHKAGSISQDLVNRDYMKTEEDHSLYRTVEAGLEFLKENKDADQWFLQIECFDPHEPFFVPEKYLEMYGLSQDDFNGWLLYSHDDFTPDKTEIVKGYYKALVTMCDAYLGKVLDFMDENNMWKDTMLIVNTDHGLLLGEHEWWGKNIMPVYNEIAHLPFFIWNPQVGVQNESRDQLAQNIDVPATVLEFFDLDIPEFMQGKPLRSVIESKEVIHDAALFGNFGSNINLVAGDYIYMRGPMPGKEEYLHEYTLMPMRMNRRFSTDELKGAELDNSFAFTKGISTLKMKTSDWMAKSYQRFGNKLFNYRDDPNQGNPILDADKEFEMIKKLKQLMKENEAPDSLYCYYGLDQVNSVEDLLEEHKVLDRKQEIICENIKFFNQSVKEGFLTMVFSIKDKAKVELLKSALKKTNESDAISDQHLKGWIKENIDEKEQAFLFYQLDMAFRVD; this is encoded by the coding sequence ATGAAAGTGATTCAAGTCATGTATGACACTTTAAAACGAAATTATTTAAGTCCATATGAAACTTCTGATGTAAGTACACCTAACTTTGACCGTTTAAAAACAAAATCGGTTCAATTCGATAATTTCTTTGCAGGAAGTTTACCCTGTATGCCTGCTAGAAGAGACTTACACGCTGGCCGATACAATTTCTTGCATCGTGGTTGGGGACCAATCGAACCTTTTGATGACTCGATGCCTGAAATTTTGAAACAAAATGGAATTTATACACATCTTGTTACTGACCATAAACATTACTGGCGAGATGGTGGTGCGACTTACCATACACGCTACTCCTCATATGAATTAATTCGTGGACAAGAAGGCGACAATTGGAAAGCAAGAATTAATAAAAATATGGAAATAGAAGGATTAGAAAACCTTCCTGATTTTGCAAAGAAACATAAGGCCGGTAGTATTTCACAAGATTTAGTTAATCGAGATTACATGAAAACAGAGGAAGATCACTCATTATATCGAACTGTCGAGGCGGGTTTGGAATTTTTAAAAGAGAATAAAGACGCTGATCAATGGTTTTTACAAATCGAATGTTTTGACCCGCATGAGCCTTTCTTTGTACCAGAAAAGTATTTAGAAATGTATGGTCTTTCGCAAGACGATTTCAATGGCTGGTTATTATATTCACACGATGATTTCACACCAGATAAAACAGAGATAGTTAAAGGGTATTATAAAGCATTAGTTACTATGTGTGACGCATATTTAGGCAAAGTGCTAGACTTTATGGATGAAAACAACATGTGGAAAGATACCATGTTAATAGTTAATACGGATCACGGTTTACTGTTAGGCGAACATGAATGGTGGGGTAAAAACATTATGCCTGTGTATAATGAAATTGCTCATCTCCCATTCTTTATATGGAATCCACAAGTAGGAGTTCAAAATGAATCGAGAGATCAATTAGCCCAAAACATTGACGTGCCAGCTACCGTATTAGAATTCTTTGATTTAGATATCCCAGAATTTATGCAAGGAAAGCCACTTCGTTCAGTTATTGAATCTAAAGAAGTTATTCATGACGCAGCTCTATTCGGTAATTTTGGTAGCAATATCAATCTAGTTGCTGGTGACTACATTTATATGAGAGGTCCAATGCCTGGAAAAGAAGAATATCTTCATGAATACACACTGATGCCAATGAGAATGAATAGGCGTTTTTCAACAGATGAATTAAAAGGTGCAGAATTAGATAACTCTTTCGCCTTTACAAAAGGGATCAGTACTTTAAAGATGAAAACCAGCGATTGGATGGCTAAAAGTTATCAACGGTTTGGCAACAAATTATTCAATTATAGAGATGACCCAAATCAAGGAAATCCGATTCTTGACGCAGATAAAGAATTTGAAATGATTAAAAAATTAAAGCAGCTCATGAAAGAAAATGAGGCGCCCGATTCACTATATTGCTACTATGGTCTAGATCAAGTTAATAGTGTTGAAGACTTATTAGAAGAGCACAAGGTCCTTGATAGGAAGCAAGAAATTATTTGTGAAAACATTAAATTCTTCAATCAGAGTGTTAAGGAAGGTTTTCTAACAATGGTCTTTTCTATTAAAGATAAAGCAAAAGTAGAATTGTTGAAATCAGCTCTTAAAAAAACTAATGAATCAGATGCGATTTCAGATCAACACCTTAAGGGTTGGATAAAGGAAAACATAGATGAGAAAGAACAAGCTTTTCTCTTCTATCAATTAGATATGGCTTTTAGAGTTGACTAG
- a CDS encoding 6-phospho-beta-glucosidase: MTLPKDFLWGGAIAANQAEGAYKEGGKGMALVDVLPSGKERWVALLNPKKALETTYNQYPSHEAIDFYHTYKEDIKLFAEMGFKVFRTSISWPRIFPKGDELEPNEEGLRFYDDLFSECQKYGIEPLVTLNHFDTPLYLVQEYGGWRNRGLIGFYERYAKVVLERYKNQVKYWLTFNEINMLLHIPFFGGGLIIDEDENADQVKFQAAHHQLVASSLATKAAKEINGDRFMVGCMLAAGEIYPYSCHPEDLLKSVKENQKQYFFIDVQSRGTYPSYTARMFRELGVELVIEEGDESLLKKYPVDFISFSYYSSRLTSADPAINAGQKSGNAFGSLQNPHLEISEWGWQIDPIGLRVTMNNMYDRYQKPLFIVENGLGAVDKLEDDTVEDTYRIDYMREHLTQMIEAVDDGVELLGYTSWGCIDIVSAGSGEMKKRYGFIYVDLDNEGNGTGKRYRKKSFDWYKKVIESNGTDL, from the coding sequence ATGACTTTACCAAAAGATTTTTTATGGGGCGGTGCAATTGCCGCGAACCAGGCAGAAGGAGCGTATAAAGAAGGCGGAAAAGGAATGGCGTTGGTAGATGTTTTACCATCCGGGAAAGAGCGTTGGGTTGCTTTGTTAAATCCGAAAAAGGCTTTAGAAACAACGTATAATCAATATCCAAGCCATGAAGCAATTGATTTTTATCATACTTATAAAGAAGATATTAAACTTTTCGCTGAAATGGGCTTTAAGGTATTTCGGACATCGATCTCTTGGCCACGTATTTTCCCTAAAGGAGATGAATTGGAACCAAACGAAGAAGGGCTAAGATTCTATGATGACCTATTTTCTGAGTGTCAGAAGTATGGAATTGAGCCATTAGTTACCTTAAATCATTTCGATACTCCACTTTATTTGGTTCAAGAGTATGGAGGCTGGCGTAATCGAGGGCTAATTGGATTTTATGAGCGATATGCAAAGGTGGTACTAGAACGTTATAAAAATCAGGTAAAATACTGGTTAACATTTAATGAAATTAATATGTTACTTCACATTCCATTTTTTGGTGGAGGTCTAATCATTGACGAGGACGAGAATGCAGATCAAGTAAAGTTTCAGGCGGCACACCATCAGCTTGTTGCCTCAAGTTTGGCAACAAAAGCAGCGAAAGAAATTAATGGTGATAGGTTTATGGTTGGTTGTATGTTAGCAGCTGGTGAAATCTATCCTTACTCTTGTCATCCAGAAGATCTTTTGAAGTCGGTAAAAGAAAACCAAAAACAATATTTCTTTATCGATGTGCAATCTCGTGGAACTTATCCATCGTACACCGCACGAATGTTTCGTGAATTGGGTGTTGAATTGGTGATAGAAGAAGGGGATGAGTCCCTGCTGAAGAAATATCCTGTTGATTTTATTTCCTTTTCTTATTATTCATCACGTTTAACAAGTGCAGATCCAGCTATAAATGCGGGTCAAAAATCTGGTAACGCATTTGGTTCACTACAGAATCCGCATCTAGAAATATCGGAGTGGGGCTGGCAAATTGACCCTATTGGCTTACGTGTAACGATGAATAACATGTATGACCGTTATCAGAAACCATTGTTCATTGTAGAAAATGGACTAGGGGCAGTCGATAAACTGGAGGATGATACAGTAGAAGATACTTACCGCATTGACTATATGCGTGAACATCTTACGCAAATGATTGAAGCAGTTGATGATGGAGTGGAGTTATTAGGTTATACATCCTGGGGTTGTATTGACATTGTCAGTGCAGGATCAGGTGAAATGAAAAAACGGTATGGTTTCATTTATGTAGATCTTGATAACGAAGGAAATGGGACAGGTAAACGCTATCGAAAAAAATCGTTCGATTGGTATAAGAAAGTAATTGAATCTAATGGAACGGATTTATAA